Proteins encoded together in one Miscanthus floridulus cultivar M001 chromosome 16, ASM1932011v1, whole genome shotgun sequence window:
- the LOC136510531 gene encoding transcription factor PAR1-like yields MGAHTGSRRCSPSTSTARRRRRPAASSAATVAASRPSLKKPMSKDDAAEGKARTKAFSRRRDMEVRKKMEVLRRLVPSGSGSSDDDEVDELLLRAAGYIAWLQSQVTVMQFMVDVLEDTKH; encoded by the coding sequence ATGGGTGCCCACACCGGCAGCCGTCGTTGCAGCCCGTCGACATCGACggcgaggagaagaagaaggccggCAGCATCCTCCGCCGCCACCGTAGCCGCCAGTAGGCCTTCACTGAAGAAGCCGATGAGCAAGGACGATGCCGCGGAAGGCAAGGCGAGGACAAAGGCCTTCAGCAGGCGAAGGGACATGGAGGTGAGGAAGAAGATGGAGGTGCTGAGGCGCCTCGTGccgagcggcagcggcagcagcgatGACGACGAGGTCGATGAGCTCCTTCTGCGCGCCGCCGGCTACATCGCGTGGCTGCAGTCGCAGGTGACGGTCATGCAGTTCATGGTCGACGTGCTCGAGGACACGAAGCATTAA